Proteins encoded by one window of Arachis hypogaea cultivar Tifrunner chromosome 1, arahy.Tifrunner.gnm2.J5K5, whole genome shotgun sequence:
- the LOC112798716 gene encoding mitogen-activated protein kinase kinase kinase 20: MDWVRGDPVGRGSFATVSLAFSKNSADKSFISPTAVKSCEVGASYWLKNEKHVLDRLGNTCPRIITCFGDDYTLENGRQYYNLFLEYASRGNLSDELDRRGGCIPELEVRHHVKSIVEGLIHIHNTGFAHCDIKLQNILMFQNGQVKIADFGLAKETGEKQGNEKKNKCFECRGTPMFMPPELVNNGECESPADIWALGCTVIEMVTGKPAWNVAKDSNIWSLMLRIGTGEEVPCIPDKISKEGKDFLDKCFVKNPKKRWTAEMLLNHPFLASHTVSLKAGFMANNYSSPRSHFDFPDWVCSVPSSHERQSNFNFDSFSAVNRIQKLATEDRVRENWSESDGWTWTSIRGN, from the coding sequence ATGGATTGGGTAAGAGGAGACCCTGTTGGTCGAGGAAGCTTCGCCACAGTTAGTTTAGCGTTTTCAAAAAACAGTGCTGATAAATCTTTCATTTCTCCCACCGCCGTGAAGTCCTGTGAGGTTGGAGCCTCCTACTGGCTCAAGAACGAGAAACACGTGCTCGATCGTCTCGGCAACACGTGCCCACGAATCATCACGTGCTTTGGCGATGACTACACCTTGGAGAATGGCCGCCAATACTACAACCTCTTCCTAGAGTACGCCTCTCGAGGCAACCTCTCGGATGAGCTTGACCGCCGCGGAGGGTGTATCCCAGAGCTCGAAGTGCGGCACCACGTGAAGTCTATCGTAGAAGGCCTCATCCATATTCACAACACTGGATTCGCCCACTGCGACATAAAGCTTCAAAACATACTTATGTTCCAAAACGGTCAGGTTAAGATTGCGGATTTTGGTTTAGCGAAAGAAACAGGAGAGAAACAGGGgaatgagaagaaaaataagtgtTTCGAATGCAGGGGAACTCCTATGTTTATGCCGCCGGAATTGGTTAACAACGGCGAGTGCGAGTCTCCGGCGGATATTTGGGCCTTAGGGTGTACTGTAATAGAGATGGTGACTGGTAAGCCGGCATGGAACGTTGCAAAAGATTCGAATATTTGGTCTTTGATGCTTCGAATCGGAACAGGGGAAGAAGTCCCTTGTATTCCAGATAAAATTTCGAAAGAAGGAAAGGATTTCTTGGACAAGTGTTTtgttaaaaatcctaaaaagagaTGGACGGCCGAAATGCTTCTAAATCATCCGTTTCTGGCTTCTCATACTGTTTCATTGAAAGCTGGCTTCATGGCTAATAATTATTCTTCGCCGCGAAGCCACTTTGATTTTCCAGACTGGGTTTGTTCTGTTCCGAGCTCTCACGAGCGCCAGTCGAATTTCAATTTTGATTCGTTTTCGGCCGTGAATCGAATTCAGAAGCTTGCGACAGAGGATCGAGTGCGGGAGAATTGGTCGGAATCTGATGGTTGGACTTGGACCAGTATCAGGGGGAATTAA